Below is a window of candidate division WOR-3 bacterium DNA.
ATTTTAGACCATTTGGTTGATAAAATTTGGGTTGGAGTAATTTTAGTTACCCTTGTTGTCGTCAAAGAATTACCTGTCTGGATTGCAGGCGCAGTAATCATCCGCGATTTGTTAATTGTAATTGGTGCTTCACTGATTATTCAAAAGAAAAATCAAATTTTCTCCTCAAATATCATTGGAAAAATTACTGGCTTCTTTTTTGCAATTTTAATGGTAAGTTATCTCTTAGATTTTAGTCATTCTTTTGTAATAAGAAATACATTATTAATCGTTGTGGCAATCTTAATCTTTGCTTCTTTTGTAAATTATTTGTATCTCTTTATCAAAACATTAAGTACTCAAAAGGGGAAGAATCTTAACGATTGATTTTATCTGAAACCTCTGAATAAATCAAATATTACCATAGAGAAAAAGAGTAGAATATTCTCAATCTTTTCCAAGTTTGGAGGCATTTTTTTCAAAGTTCTCTTATCTCCTTGCAGACAATATCCTCTTAGGAAAAGAATTATTCTTTTCGTGTGACTGAACGAATGCTTAATATCATTACCAAAGAGATGATCAGAGTTATAAGTGTTATAAAACCACCAACTTTAATATTATGTTTATCGTAGTAAAACTCGACAATATGTTCGCCTTGAGGAACATATACTGCTCTTAAACAAAAATCAGCGCGATAAATTTTTGTTACCTTTTTATCAATGCAGGCTTTCCATTCAGGATAATATATTTCAGATAATACTAAAAATCCTGGTTGGTCCGTATGAACTAATACTTTGATATAATCAATATCTAACTGCTGAATGGAAACTTGGGCATTAGCCTTTTGACCTGATAATTTATCTTTAGGTTCTTCCTCTAAAACAACAATTTGGCTAACATCAAAACTATCATTTGCTAGTAAATTGAGAATTTCATTATCATCTTTTATTACTCGATAATCGGAACAAAAGAATGCACGAGAAAGATATTTAGGGTTTAAGTCTAAACCCATTCGGTTAGTATTAGTATCAACTTTGATAAGGTACTTAGCATTAAGGAGCTCAGTCCAACGCGAAACCGGTAACTTAAAATTATAGTATCTTTCTAAATTTAAGGAAGTATAGCCTTCTAATGCCTCAAGTTTCCAAAGACACCCTTCATTTCGTTTCAGAATCATATAACCATCCTCTCGGGTTCTAATGCGAAAAATTTCTTTTTGTCTTTCTTGTTGCAGATTGGCAATTAAACGGGAATAGGGATAGTATTCAGATGGCGAAACAAAACCTTTACTAAACTTATTCCCAAACTGATACAAATCAATAAAACTGATAAGTCCAATCAAACCAATCAATAATGATGTTTTAGTTTTAACTTGACTCCGAAAGAGAAATAATAGCCAAGTAAACAAAAGATAAACGAAAAATATTCCTAATTGTTTTTGACTATTAGCGTAAATCTCGGAACGGCTAAAAAATCGACTTGTATCCTTAAAAACACCACTGATAAATAGCAAATAACAAAAAGCAGTAATGCCTAATGCGATTAATAAATATTTACTAAATCTTTTAATCTGATAACGAACATTTTCATTAATCGAAAGAAAATATTCTAAACCAAATACTGCTAAAACGCCCAAACTTATTGTATAAACACTTAAGAATCGAACCGGGAAACGAAATCGTTTAAGACCTGGGATAATGTGCCAGAAAAATTTATAGAGCGGAAAATATCTGCCCATTGCAAAAAGTAGTGCCAAGACTGCAATGATTAAAAAAATATATTTTACTTTTCGCGGTGAGTAAAATATTGCGAAGACCGCAAGTACCAATGGCAAAACACCTAAATAGATACCACTTTCCCAATAATAGTGGCCATATTGATTTGCCCAAAAAGGAACCGAATCAGTTCCGCCACCCGTAACACTGCCGAAAAATTTGGGCAAGAAGATACATAATAATTGTTTCGGCAATAACGAACCGTCAGTTGTTTGCTCATAGGTCATTTTTTCCCGTAGCGTATAAGGCACATATTTCAAAGAAGGGTAATACTGAATCATCGCAATGCCTATGCCAACTAAAA
It encodes the following:
- a CDS encoding CDP-alcohol phosphatidyltransferase family protein, whose amino-acid sequence is MSCPNYESKPENRIEFGKVLTLPNFLSLSRLFLLPLILFFIATKEEIAGLVLMSISWLTDALDGYIARRTNQVTNLGKILDHLVDKIWVGVILVTLVVVKELPVWIAGAVIIRDLLIVIGASLIIQKKNQIFSSNIIGKITGFFFAILMVSYLLDFSHSFVIRNTLLIVVAILIFASFVNYLYLFIKTLSTQKGKNLND
- a CDS encoding YfhO family protein, with the protein product MKSEKRDKVQMKQSSKIKLPAFLYCLMIIILLLLIYYYDLLAQKRFLWDDVLYQWYPFLSFAKDCLKSFKLPVWNPYVFSGVPYLNDLSILTFYPINWFFLFLNGSAPLQFIQIELMMIFHLLLAGCFVYLFLKEMKVDWQGRIFGAIIMTFSGYVSLRAIQISPVSIFAWSFLLFYFFVRILTKENFSDAFLGGIFLGIAILASHPQFILYFIYALVIYYIYHTIVFERNNLKKYLPLSLAKIIIFFLVGIGIAMIQYYPSLKYVPYTLREKMTYEQTTDGSLLPKQLLCIFLPKFFGSVTGGGTDSVPFWANQYGHYYWESGIYLGVLPLVLAVFAIFYSPRKVKYIFLIIAVLALLFAMGRYFPLYKFFWHIIPGLKRFRFPVRFLSVYTISLGVLAVFGLEYFLSINENVRYQIKRFSKYLLIALGITAFCYLLFISGVFKDTSRFFSRSEIYANSQKQLGIFFVYLLFTWLLFLFRSQVKTKTSLLIGLIGLISFIDLYQFGNKFSKGFVSPSEYYPYSRLIANLQQERQKEIFRIRTREDGYMILKRNEGCLWKLEALEGYTSLNLERYYNFKLPVSRWTELLNAKYLIKVDTNTNRMGLDLNPKYLSRAFFCSDYRVIKDDNEILNLLANDSFDVSQIVVLEEEPKDKLSGQKANAQVSIQQLDIDYIKVLVHTDQPGFLVLSEIYYPEWKACIDKKVTKIYRADFCLRAVYVPQGEHIVEFYYDKHNIKVGGFITLITLIISLVMILSIRSVTRKE